The Catharus ustulatus isolate bCatUst1 chromosome 16, bCatUst1.pri.v2, whole genome shotgun sequence genome window below encodes:
- the TRAP1 gene encoding heat shock protein 75 kDa, mitochondrial, translating into MAAARGGRCLLAALRRSGAVPWLRPPAAKGAACLQRQILHRWSLQHNIPASSIPAVRMYSTQTAESKEEEPLHTIISNTENVKGTASKHEFQAETKKLLDIVARSLYSEKEVFIRELISNGSDALEKLRHRLMTEGKALPELEIHLQTDSGKGTITIQDTGIGMTQEELVSNLGTIARSGSKAFLEALQSQAEASSKIIGQFGVGFYSAFMVADKVEVFSQSAEPGSPGYHWSSDGSGMFEIAEASGVRAGTKIIVHLKEDCKEFANEDRVKEVVTKYSNFISFPLYLNGRRINTLQALWMLDPKDISEWQHEEFYRFVAQAYDKPRYILHYKTDAPLNIRSIFYVPEQKPSMFDISREMGSSVALYSRKILIQTKAADILPKWLRFLRGVVDSEDIPLNLSRELLQESALIRKLRDVLQKRLIKFFIDQSKKDPEKYAKFFEEYGVFMREGIVTIAEQDVKEDIAKLLRYESSALPAGQLTSLTEYSSRMKAGSRNIYYLCAPNRHLAEHSPYFEAMKKKDMEVLFCYEQFDELTLLHLREFDKKKLISVETDIVVDHYKEEKFEESRPAGERLTEKEAEDLMAWMRNALGSRVTGVKVTTRLDTHPAMITVLEMGAARHFLRMQQLAKTQEERAQLLQPTLEINTGHALIKKLSELKDSQPDLAQMLLDQIYENAMIAAGLNEDPRPMVNRLNELLTRILEKN; encoded by the exons atggcggcggcgcggggcgggcggtgTCTCCTCGCGGCCCTGCGGCGCTccggggctgtgccctggctgcgCCCGCCCGCAG CAAAAGGAGCAGCATGTCTGCAAAGACAAATCCTCCACCGCTGGAGTCTCCAGCACAACATTCCTGCCTCCAGCATTCCTGCTGTCCGGATGTACAGCACACAAACAGCAGAGAGCAAGGAGGAAGAGCCCCTGCACACCATCATCAGCAACACAGAGAACGTGAAAG GTACAGCCTCTAAACATGAGTTCCAGGCTGAAACAAAGAAGCTGCTGGACATTGTTGCCCGTTCCCTGTACTCAGAGAAAGAG GTGTTTATCCGGGAGCTGATCTCCAACGGCAGCGACGCGCTGGAGAAGCTGCGGCACCGGCTGATGACAGAGGGGAAGGCCTTGCCAGAGCTGGAGATCCACCTGCAGACAGACAGTGGGAAGGGAACCATCACCATCCAG gaCACAGGTATTGGGATGACCCAAGAGGAGCTGGTTTCTAACCTTGGTACCATTGCTCGATCAGGCTCCAAG GCTTTTCTAGAAGCtttgcagagccaggctgaagCCAGCAGTAAAATCATTGGCCAGTTTGGAGTGGGTTTCTATTCAGCCTTCATGGTGGCTGATAAAGTGGAGGTGTTCTCACAGTCAGCAGAACCGGGCAGCCCGGGCTACCACTGGTCATCTGACGG TTCAGGGATGTTTGAGATTGCAGAAGCATCTGGGGTCAGAGCTGGGACTAAGATTATTGTACACCTCAAAGAAGACTGCAAAGAGTTTGCAAATGAAGACAGAGTCAAGG AGGTGGTGACAAAATACAGCAACTTCATCAGCTTCCCCCTGTACCTCAATGGGAGAAGAATTAACACATTACAG GCTCTGTGGATGCTGGACCCCAAGGACATCAGTGAGTGGCAGCACGAGGAGTTTTATCGCTTCGTAGCTCAGGCTTACGACAAGCCCCGCTACATCCTGCACTACAAGACCGACGCTCCCCTCAACATCCGCAGCATCTTCTACGTGCCTGAGCAA aaacCATCCATGTTTGATATCAGCAGGGAAATGGGCTCCAGTGTTGCCCTCTACAGCCGCAAAATCCTCATCCAGACCAAAGCTGCAGACATCCTGCCCAAGTGGCTGCGCTTCCTTAGAG GTGTTGTGGACAGTGAGGATATACCCCTGAAtctcagcagggagctgctgcaggagagtgCCCTGATCAG GAAGCTCCGTGATGTTTTGCAGAAGAGGTTGATCAAGTTTTTCATTGACCAGAGCAAGAAGGACCCTGAAAAATATGCCAAATTCTTTGAGGAGTATGGAGTATTCATGAGAGAGGGGATTGTCACGATAGCAGAGCAGGATGTCAAG GAGGACATAGCAAAGCTGCTGCGTTACGAGTCGTCGGCGCTGCCCGCGGGGCAGCTCACCAGCCTGACGGAGTACAGCTCGCGCATGAAGGCGGGCAGCAGGAACATCTACTACCTGTGTGCCCCCAACCGGCACCTGGCCGAGCACTCCCCCTACTTCGaggccatgaagaagaaggacaTGGAG GTGCTGTTCTGCTATGAGCAGTTTGATGAGCTGACACTCTTGCACCTCCGGGAGTTTGACAAGAAGAAGCTGATCTCTGTGGAGACAGACATTGTTGTTGATCACTATAAGGAAGAGAAGTTTGAGGAGAGCCGCCCAG CTGGAGAACGTCTGACAGAGAAGGAGGCTGAGGATCTGATGGCCTGGATGAGGAATGCCTTAGGCTCTCGAGTCACTGGAGTCAAG GTGACCACACGGCTGGACACGCACCCTGCCATGATCACCGTGCTGGAGATGGGCGCTGCCCGCCACTTCCTGCGCATGCAGCAACTGGCCAAGACCCAGGAGGAGcgagcccagctcctgcagcccaccCTGGAGATCAACACAGG GCATGCTCTGATTAAGAAGCTCAGCGAGCTGAAGGACAGTCAGCCTGATCTGGCCCAGATGTTGCTCGACCAG ATTTATGAGAATGCCATGATTGCAGCAGGACTGAATGAGGATCCCAGGCCAATGGTGAACCGGCTGAATGAACTCCTCACCAGAATCCTGGAGAAGAACTGA